In the Geobacter sp. FeAm09 genome, one interval contains:
- a CDS encoding ferritin family protein yields MQPFRDIREVFDFAIEKEEASYQLYTKAAAMASSTASRKMLEEMAGQELGHKRLLQGLDREKVHEYRFVKVPDLKIGDYLVDIEYRDDMTFQEILVFAMKAEEKAARLYSEASHLSDVPEIQRMLLMLANEEKKHKFNLESLYDDKILTEN; encoded by the coding sequence ATGCAACCGTTCAGGGATATCCGCGAGGTATTCGACTTTGCCATCGAAAAGGAAGAGGCATCCTACCAGTTGTACACCAAGGCCGCCGCCATGGCGTCGTCCACCGCCAGCCGCAAGATGCTGGAGGAGATGGCAGGACAGGAGTTGGGACACAAACGCCTCCTCCAGGGCCTGGACCGGGAAAAGGTCCATGAATACCGCTTCGTCAAGGTACCCGACCTGAAGATCGGCGATTACCTGGTGGACATCGAGTACCGGGACGACATGACGTTCCAGGAGATCCTGGTCTTTGCCATGAAGGCCGAGGAAAAGGCGGCCCGGCTCTACAGCGAGGCCAGCCACCTGAGCGACGTTCCCGAGATCCAGCGCATGCTGCTCATGCTGGCCAACGAGGAAAAGAAACACAAATTCAACCTGGAATCCCTGTACGACGACAAGATACTGACCGAAAATTAG